Proteins from a genomic interval of Tenacibaculum sp. SZ-18:
- a CDS encoding 5-formyltetrahydrofolate cyclo-ligase, producing MDKRELRSLYKQKRKELSNDEVMKLQEKIYEKIFKHDFSEVQNIHIFLTIEKQKEINTYPIIAFLRSRNKNLIISKSDFTTSTLTHFLFEPDTKLNVSKYGIPEPENAKEFSVKDIDLVFVPLLISDKRNYRVGYGKGFYDRFLSSCRPNVKTIGLNFFDPIEEISDINEFDVPLDFVITP from the coding sequence ATGGACAAGAGGGAACTAAGGTCATTATATAAGCAAAAACGTAAGGAATTATCCAACGATGAAGTGATGAAGCTTCAAGAGAAAATCTATGAGAAAATTTTTAAGCATGATTTTTCAGAAGTACAAAATATCCATATTTTTCTTACCATTGAAAAGCAGAAAGAGATTAATACCTATCCAATTATTGCTTTTTTAAGATCAAGAAATAAAAACTTGATAATTAGTAAAAGTGATTTTACTACTTCAACGCTTACTCACTTTTTATTTGAACCAGATACTAAATTGAATGTAAGTAAATATGGAATTCCAGAGCCAGAAAACGCCAAAGAATTCAGTGTAAAAGATATTGATTTGGTGTTTGTTCCGTTGTTAATTTCCGATAAAAGGAATTATAGAGTTGGATATGGAAAAGGTTTTTATGACCGATTTTTAAGTTCTTGCAGGCCTAATGTAAAAACGATAGGTTTAAATTTCTTTGATCCAATTGAAGAAATTTCAGACATAAATGAATTCGATGTTCCACTGGACTTTGTAATTACACCATAA
- a CDS encoding NAD(P)/FAD-dependent oxidoreductase has product MSKKIVIIGGGIIGLCSAYYLQKEAHEVIIVDKSDFSSGASYVNAGLITPSHIISLAAPGIITKGIKWMFNSSSPFYVKPRLNYDFLEWSWLFKKSATHHKVTDSIPVIRDINVLSRSLYEEIKAGKEFDFFHEHKGLLMLYKTDKAGEEEWSVGQKAVECGLKVANLSQEELRKLEPSVASDIKGAVHYLSDAHMTPNDFMQQMKTYLLSKGVVFKSETEVVGFNVKSNTIQSITTKDEDIHFDELVVASGSWTQNLMKKLKINVPVQAGKGYRIDVQNETQITIPSILLEAKVAVTPMDGFTRFAGTMEIGGINHQINSKRVDAIANAASDYYSSLNISNKAKQNAACGLRPCSPDGLPYIGRVSGYKNLIVAAGHAMMGWSLGPATGKLISEVISNQKISMNLTPFAVDRFS; this is encoded by the coding sequence ATGAGTAAGAAAATAGTAATAATTGGAGGAGGAATAATAGGCTTATGTTCGGCTTATTATTTACAAAAAGAGGCGCACGAAGTCATTATAGTAGATAAATCAGATTTTAGTTCTGGTGCTTCCTATGTAAATGCAGGCTTAATTACACCAAGCCATATTATTTCATTGGCTGCTCCTGGAATCATTACCAAAGGAATCAAATGGATGTTTAATTCTTCTAGTCCGTTTTATGTAAAACCTAGGTTGAACTATGATTTTTTAGAATGGTCTTGGTTGTTTAAAAAATCAGCAACTCATCATAAAGTAACCGATTCCATTCCTGTAATCAGAGATATTAATGTGTTGAGTAGATCTTTATATGAAGAAATAAAAGCTGGGAAAGAGTTTGATTTCTTTCATGAACACAAAGGTTTATTAATGTTGTATAAAACTGATAAAGCTGGAGAAGAAGAATGGAGTGTTGGACAAAAGGCTGTAGAATGTGGTTTAAAAGTAGCTAATTTGTCACAAGAAGAACTGCGGAAATTAGAGCCTTCTGTAGCTTCAGATATTAAAGGAGCAGTTCATTATTTATCTGATGCACATATGACTCCAAACGATTTTATGCAACAAATGAAAACTTATTTGTTGAGTAAAGGAGTTGTTTTTAAATCGGAAACAGAAGTTGTAGGATTCAATGTGAAATCAAATACTATTCAATCGATAACAACTAAAGATGAAGATATTCATTTTGATGAATTGGTAGTTGCTTCAGGTTCTTGGACTCAAAACTTAATGAAAAAATTGAAGATTAATGTTCCAGTTCAAGCAGGAAAAGGATACCGAATAGATGTTCAAAATGAAACTCAAATCACAATACCTTCTATTTTATTAGAAGCGAAAGTAGCAGTAACTCCAATGGATGGGTTTACTCGATTTGCAGGAACCATGGAAATAGGAGGAATCAATCATCAAATTAATTCGAAAAGAGTAGACGCTATTGCCAATGCCGCTTCTGATTATTATTCAAGTCTAAATATTTCCAACAAGGCAAAGCAAAATGCAGCATGTGGATTACGACCTTGTTCGCCAGATGGTTTGCCTTATATTGGACGAGTTTCAGGATATAAAAATCTCATTGTGGCTGCTGGACATGCAATGATGGGATGGAGTTTAGGACCAGCAACAGGAAAACTCATATCAGAAGTAATTTCCAATCAAAAAATAAGTATGAACTTAACTCCTTTTGCCGTAGATAGATTTTCTTAG
- a CDS encoding 4-hydroxyproline epimerase: MRSVFTCIDGHTCGNPVRVVKHGGPKLVGNSMSEKRQHFLKEFDWIRKGLMFEPRGHDMMSGSILYPPQNPENDFGILFIETSGCLPMCGHGTIGTITIGIEEGLIQPKTPGIIKMEAPAGLVEIEYQQTGEKVDWVRLTNVKSYLATENLTIDCPELGEISFDVAYGGNFYAIVDPQKNFAGIQEFTASKIIQYSQEVRARINEKYPNQFIHPENDTIRDVSHMLWTGTPIDENSSGRNAVFYGDKAIDRSPCGTGTSARIAQLHAKGKLAVGEEFIHESFIGSKFIGRVKEETTLAGKKAIIPSIQGWAKVYGYNTIIIDDEDDPYAHGFQVI, encoded by the coding sequence ATGAGATCAGTTTTTACTTGTATTGATGGGCATACGTGTGGAAATCCTGTTCGAGTAGTAAAACATGGCGGTCCAAAATTGGTTGGAAATTCCATGAGTGAAAAACGTCAACACTTTTTAAAAGAATTTGATTGGATTCGTAAAGGTTTAATGTTTGAACCTCGTGGACATGATATGATGAGTGGTTCGATTTTATATCCACCGCAAAATCCTGAAAACGATTTTGGTATTTTATTTATTGAAACTTCGGGCTGTTTACCAATGTGTGGACATGGAACTATAGGAACCATAACAATTGGTATTGAAGAAGGATTAATTCAACCTAAAACACCTGGAATTATTAAAATGGAAGCTCCAGCAGGATTGGTAGAAATAGAGTATCAGCAAACTGGAGAAAAAGTAGATTGGGTTCGCTTAACCAATGTGAAAAGTTATTTAGCTACTGAGAATTTAACGATTGATTGTCCAGAATTAGGAGAGATCAGTTTTGATGTGGCTTACGGTGGAAATTTTTACGCGATTGTAGATCCGCAGAAAAACTTTGCAGGAATCCAAGAATTTACAGCTTCTAAAATAATTCAGTATTCTCAAGAAGTACGAGCTAGAATTAATGAAAAATATCCCAATCAATTTATTCATCCAGAAAATGATACCATTAGAGATGTTTCTCATATGTTATGGACAGGAACACCAATTGATGAAAATTCATCTGGAAGAAATGCGGTGTTTTATGGAGATAAAGCAATAGATAGAAGCCCATGTGGAACAGGAACTTCAGCTAGAATTGCTCAGTTACATGCTAAAGGAAAATTAGCCGTAGGAGAGGAGTTTATTCATGAAAGTTTTATTGGAAGTAAGTTCATAGGAAGAGTCAAAGAAGAAACAACTTTAGCAGGGAAAAAAGCAATTATTCCAAGCATTCAAGGTTGGGCAAAAGTATATGGATACAATACGATAATCATAGACGATGAAGATGACCCATATGCACATGGATTTCAAGTGATATAA
- a CDS encoding aldehyde dehydrogenase (NADP(+)), with translation MITGKNYIGNQLSSEGDITFKTFNPELNVSIENNFSQATAEEIENAVAKATEAFDVYKHFSGAKKAIFLRAIADEIEALDEKLINVYCSETGLPAGRAAGERGRTIFQLRSFADLVEEGSWVEASIDTGIPDRTPAPKPDLRKMNIPLGPVVVFGASNFPLAYSTAGGDTAAALAAGCPVIVKSHPMHAGTGELIASAIIKAAEKTGMPNGVFSNINAKDYDSGQQLVSHPKVKAVGFTGSIKGGRALLDIAAKREEPIPVFAEMGSVNPVVVLPKALQNRGHEIAKTYAGSITLGTGQFCTNPGLILGIAGEELSSFIDELGSKTKEINPSCMLHPNIHEAYEKGKQQVVNQNDVTIVANLDGEVQTNYASHGVAMVSGKTFLENSNLHHEVFGPFSIVVACENLKELEEIVAGLEGQLTGTIISDDDEISNYSELVAKMQNRVGRLIFNGVPTGVEVCPSMVHGGPYPASTDSRFTAVGINSIKRWVRPFSFQNWPNSLLPDELKDENPLQITRVVNGEVNKS, from the coding sequence ATGATTACTGGAAAAAATTATATAGGAAATCAATTATCATCTGAAGGAGATATTACATTTAAAACATTTAATCCAGAATTGAATGTTTCTATAGAAAATAATTTCTCGCAAGCCACTGCAGAAGAAATTGAAAATGCTGTAGCTAAAGCAACTGAAGCATTTGATGTGTATAAACATTTTTCTGGAGCGAAAAAGGCTATTTTTTTAAGAGCTATTGCAGATGAAATTGAGGCTTTGGATGAGAAGTTGATAAATGTGTATTGTTCAGAAACAGGTTTGCCTGCTGGAAGAGCTGCTGGAGAGCGTGGAAGAACTATTTTTCAATTACGTTCTTTTGCCGATTTAGTAGAAGAAGGATCTTGGGTAGAAGCTTCTATAGATACTGGAATTCCTGATAGAACTCCGGCTCCAAAACCAGATTTACGAAAAATGAATATTCCTTTAGGCCCTGTAGTTGTATTTGGAGCAAGTAATTTTCCATTGGCGTATTCAACAGCAGGTGGAGATACAGCCGCAGCTTTAGCAGCAGGTTGTCCAGTAATTGTAAAATCACATCCGATGCATGCAGGAACAGGCGAGCTAATTGCTTCTGCAATTATTAAAGCAGCGGAAAAAACAGGTATGCCTAATGGAGTTTTCTCGAATATCAATGCTAAAGATTATGACTCAGGGCAACAATTAGTGAGTCATCCAAAAGTAAAAGCTGTTGGATTTACAGGAAGTATTAAAGGAGGAAGAGCTTTATTAGATATTGCTGCTAAAAGAGAAGAACCAATTCCAGTTTTTGCTGAAATGGGAAGTGTAAATCCGGTTGTTGTTTTACCAAAAGCATTACAAAATAGAGGACACGAGATAGCAAAAACATATGCTGGATCAATAACGTTAGGAACAGGACAATTTTGTACGAATCCTGGTTTAATTTTAGGAATCGCAGGAGAAGAATTGTCTAGTTTTATTGATGAATTAGGATCAAAAACCAAAGAAATAAATCCTTCTTGTATGTTACATCCCAACATTCATGAAGCTTACGAGAAAGGAAAGCAACAAGTAGTTAATCAAAATGATGTAACTATAGTAGCTAACTTAGACGGAGAGGTTCAAACAAATTATGCTTCACACGGAGTAGCAATGGTTTCAGGAAAAACATTTTTAGAAAATTCAAACTTACATCATGAAGTGTTTGGTCCTTTTTCAATTGTGGTTGCTTGCGAGAACTTGAAAGAACTAGAAGAAATCGTCGCTGGTTTGGAAGGCCAATTAACGGGAACTATCATTTCAGATGATGACGAAATTTCGAATTATTCTGAGTTAGTTGCGAAAATGCAAAACAGAGTAGGACGATTGATTTTTAATGGAGTTCCAACAGGAGTTGAGGTTTGTCCTTCAATGGTTCATGGTGGCCCATACCCAGCTTCAACGGATAGTCGTTTTACCGCAGTTGGAATCAATTCTATCAAACGTTGGGTACGTCCATTTAGCTTTCAAAATTGGCCAAATTCTTTATTACCAGATGAGCTGAAAGATGAAAATCCATTACAGATTACAAGAGTAGTAAACGGAGAAGTCAATAAATCGTAG
- a CDS encoding dihydrodipicolinate synthase family protein, which produces MAIEWKGVMPAVTTKFTSEDKLDLSTFELNINAQLDAGVHGIVLGGTLGEASTLSDNEKRELTRSTVQIVDNKIPVLINIAEQTTKNAVLAAQKAEEDGAKGLMMLPPMRYKADGRETVEYFKTVANNTSLPIMVYNNPVDYGIEVTLDMFDELLKCQNIEAVKESTRDISNITRIKNKFGDRLKIMTGVDTLALESLLMGADGWIAGLVCAFPRETVAIYELQKAGRIQEALEIYRWFLPLLELDINSKLVQNIKLAEVATEIGTENVRAPRLPLVGEERKRVLSIIEKGLQNRPTLPNYKSL; this is translated from the coding sequence ATGGCAATAGAATGGAAAGGAGTTATGCCAGCCGTAACTACCAAATTTACATCAGAGGATAAACTTGATTTATCAACTTTTGAATTAAATATAAACGCACAGTTAGATGCTGGTGTTCATGGAATTGTACTTGGCGGAACTTTAGGAGAAGCAAGTACATTATCAGATAATGAGAAAAGAGAGTTAACAAGATCGACTGTTCAAATAGTAGATAATAAGATTCCTGTACTGATTAATATTGCTGAGCAAACTACTAAAAATGCGGTTTTAGCTGCTCAAAAGGCAGAAGAAGATGGAGCTAAAGGGTTAATGATGCTTCCACCAATGCGATATAAAGCGGATGGCAGAGAAACTGTTGAATATTTTAAGACTGTAGCCAATAATACTTCTTTACCTATTATGGTATATAATAATCCTGTAGATTATGGAATAGAAGTAACTTTAGATATGTTTGATGAGTTATTGAAGTGTCAAAATATTGAAGCTGTTAAAGAATCAACAAGAGATATTTCAAATATAACTCGTATTAAAAATAAATTTGGAGATCGTTTAAAGATCATGACGGGTGTTGATACTTTAGCTTTAGAGAGCTTATTAATGGGAGCTGATGGTTGGATTGCTGGATTAGTATGTGCATTTCCTAGAGAAACAGTAGCAATCTATGAGTTACAGAAAGCAGGAAGAATTCAAGAAGCACTTGAGATTTATAGATGGTTTTTACCATTGTTAGAGTTAGATATTAATTCTAAATTAGTTCAGAATATAAAACTAGCTGAAGTGGCTACAGAAATCGGAACCGAAAATGTTAGAGCTCCAAGATTACCATTAGTAGGAGAAGAACGAAAGCGTGTTTTATCAATTATTGAAAAAGGTTTGCAAAATAGACCAACACTACCAAATTATAAAAGCTTGTAA
- a CDS encoding AraC family transcriptional regulator: protein MKALPFKIPKPKNLGLIYQEDKTPTFYGNFHEHEEIQISCIVHGKGTLVVGDTIHRYSENDVFVIGSNLPHVFKSDGNEEKSDSFMISLFFTEHSFGSDFFELDDFKELNHFFEDASNGFKVLNSDSLVPTFLQLQKASNLERFISFFEIIRELNSIETLPLAKFIAKKKHNDDSGKRMQTIMSYTMNNFESEISLDAIAEKANMTKNAFCRYFKKRTNKTYFTFLNELRVENACKLLVSNKDISVKEVAYKCGYNSLSNFNRKFLAIKETTPLKYRNSVLQSL, encoded by the coding sequence ATGAAAGCATTGCCATTTAAAATACCAAAACCAAAAAATTTAGGACTAATTTATCAAGAAGATAAAACACCCACTTTCTACGGTAATTTTCATGAACATGAAGAAATTCAGATTTCATGTATTGTACATGGTAAAGGTACTTTAGTTGTAGGTGATACTATTCATAGATATTCTGAAAATGATGTATTTGTTATCGGGAGCAACCTACCGCATGTGTTTAAAAGCGATGGAAATGAAGAAAAGTCTGATTCGTTTATGATCTCGTTATTTTTTACTGAGCATTCATTCGGATCTGATTTTTTCGAGTTGGATGATTTTAAAGAATTGAATCATTTCTTTGAAGATGCCTCCAATGGTTTTAAAGTCCTAAACTCCGACAGTTTGGTTCCGACTTTTTTACAATTACAAAAGGCCTCTAACCTTGAACGCTTTATTAGTTTTTTTGAGATTATTAGAGAATTAAACTCAATTGAAACACTGCCACTTGCGAAGTTTATTGCGAAGAAAAAGCATAATGATGATAGTGGAAAACGAATGCAAACGATAATGAGTTATACTATGAATAACTTTGAATCTGAAATAAGTTTAGATGCTATTGCTGAAAAAGCCAACATGACCAAAAATGCGTTCTGTCGATACTTCAAAAAACGAACGAATAAAACTTATTTTACTTTTTTGAATGAACTTCGAGTGGAAAATGCTTGTAAATTATTGGTTTCAAACAAAGACATCTCTGTTAAGGAAGTTGCTTATAAATGCGGGTATAATAGTTTATCTAATTTTAATAGAAAGTTTTTAGCGATAAAAGAAACCACACCTTTGAAATACAGAAATTCAGTTTTACAGAGTCTTTAA
- a CDS encoding MmcQ/YjbR family DNA-binding protein: protein MHVEQLRDYCIVKKGVTEHFPFDEVTLVFKVMGKMFALTGLDRWEKGEEKINLKCDPEKSEGLRAEYDSINPGFHMNKKHWNTITLNLDVPDSLVKELIDHSYDLVVKGLTKKLKEELKTL, encoded by the coding sequence ATGCACGTAGAACAGTTAAGAGATTATTGTATCGTAAAGAAAGGAGTTACAGAACACTTTCCTTTTGATGAAGTGACTTTAGTGTTTAAAGTGATGGGAAAAATGTTTGCTCTAACTGGTTTAGATAGATGGGAAAAAGGAGAGGAAAAAATCAATTTAAAATGTGATCCTGAGAAGTCAGAGGGGCTAAGAGCTGAATATGATAGTATAAATCCAGGTTTCCATATGAATAAAAAACACTGGAATACAATTACTTTAAATCTAGATGTTCCAGACAGTCTTGTTAAAGAATTAATAGATCATTCTTATGATTTAGTCGTAAAAGGATTGACCAAAAAATTGAAGGAAGAATTAAAGACTCTGTAA
- a CDS encoding DUF4230 domain-containing protein, protein MELLFLGLAFGAVASYVIFSKFNTVRTRGLAQSQSVILLDKIKKVTKLITVEGEFAEIYHHEDKQNKLLGLVSSKKKAIILINAKTHIGFDFRKIKMEADTKNKIIKLFNFPEPEVLSIEPNIRFYDIQDGFLNKFSSEDLTQVNQAAKEHVLQKIPESNLMQAANHEALEAIALMKNLIETIGWELDYSSLELPNGNIKLLE, encoded by the coding sequence ATGGAATTATTATTTTTAGGATTGGCATTCGGAGCGGTAGCATCGTATGTTATTTTTTCGAAATTTAATACAGTTCGAACGAGAGGTTTAGCTCAAAGTCAGTCCGTTATTCTTTTAGATAAAATAAAAAAAGTAACAAAGTTAATTACTGTAGAAGGAGAGTTTGCTGAAATATATCATCATGAAGATAAGCAAAATAAGCTCTTAGGATTGGTATCGAGTAAAAAGAAAGCTATCATTTTAATAAATGCGAAAACTCATATTGGTTTTGATTTTAGAAAAATTAAAATGGAAGCTGATACGAAGAATAAAATAATTAAATTATTCAATTTTCCAGAACCAGAAGTGCTTTCTATTGAACCAAATATTCGATTTTATGACATTCAAGATGGTTTTTTAAATAAGTTTTCGTCGGAAGATTTAACGCAGGTAAACCAGGCAGCAAAAGAACATGTATTGCAAAAAATTCCTGAAAGTAACTTAATGCAAGCGGCAAACCATGAAGCATTAGAAGCTATTGCTTTAATGAAAAACTTAATTGAAACTATTGGTTGGGAATTAGACTATTCTTCTTTAGAATTACCCAACGGAAATATTAAGTTACTCGAATAA
- a CDS encoding helix-turn-helix domain-containing protein yields MEIINLPEDLSLENDLFAVYDYTTSKESLKQMVTLQKNTFSFLINGSKEVFSNKKNVSIQNDYFLLMKKGRCLMTEKIISSDSDTYRSILFFFSNETILNFIKNKKISFNKNPELKSSVFSFSYDAFIKSFVSSLIEISKLSSDLQFSLLASKFDELLTYLITVNGSDFIDSLLYELHNENHHFIEVIETNKLNKLTLKELSFLSNMSLSSFKREFQKHFQTSPSKWFLEQRLEHSAILLQDKSVRPTDIFEEIGYENLSNFIQAFKLKFGMTPKQYQSS; encoded by the coding sequence ATGGAAATAATAAACTTACCTGAAGATTTATCGCTAGAAAATGATTTGTTCGCGGTTTACGACTATACTACTTCAAAAGAAAGTTTGAAGCAGATGGTTACGCTTCAAAAGAACACTTTTAGTTTTTTGATAAACGGTTCTAAGGAAGTGTTTTCGAATAAAAAAAACGTCTCGATTCAAAATGATTATTTTCTTTTAATGAAAAAAGGACGTTGCTTGATGACGGAAAAAATAATAAGTTCCGATAGTGATACTTACAGAAGTATTCTTTTCTTTTTTAGTAATGAAACTATTTTAAATTTTATTAAAAACAAAAAGATCTCTTTTAATAAAAACCCTGAACTTAAATCTTCCGTCTTTTCATTTAGTTATGACGCTTTTATCAAATCATTTGTAAGTAGTTTAATTGAAATTTCAAAGTTAAGTTCTGATCTTCAATTCTCTCTACTGGCATCAAAATTTGACGAATTACTCACCTACCTCATTACAGTAAATGGTTCAGATTTTATTGATTCTCTTCTGTACGAACTTCATAATGAAAATCATCATTTTATTGAAGTAATTGAAACTAACAAACTGAACAAATTAACGTTGAAAGAACTCTCTTTTTTGTCAAACATGAGTTTATCGAGTTTCAAAAGAGAATTTCAAAAACACTTTCAGACTTCGCCTAGTAAATGGTTTTTAGAACAAAGATTAGAACATTCAGCTATTCTTCTGCAAGACAAATCAGTGCGACCAACAGATATTTTTGAGGAAATTGGATATGAAAATCTTTCAAACTTTATTCAAGCATTTAAACTGAAGTTTGGAATGACACCAAAACAGTATCAATCAAGTTGA
- a CDS encoding YbhB/YbcL family Raf kinase inhibitor-like protein yields the protein MKKLFILSSFLILTSLNSFGQKTFTLSSKTLSGQATLKEEFNGFGCVGENTSPELSWKNAPEETKSFAITMYDPDAPTGSGWWHWLVFDIPSNMNQLKENTGNINLNLLPKGVIQSITDYGLKGFGGPCPPKGHGLHQYIITVYALKTEKLGLTAETNPAVVGYYLGNNTIAKASIVAYYQRK from the coding sequence ATGAAAAAATTATTCATTCTATCAAGCTTCTTAATTTTAACGTCACTTAACTCATTTGGTCAAAAGACATTCACGTTATCAAGCAAAACCTTATCCGGTCAAGCTACATTAAAAGAAGAATTTAATGGATTTGGTTGTGTCGGAGAAAATACATCACCAGAACTTTCCTGGAAAAATGCTCCTGAAGAAACAAAAAGTTTTGCCATTACCATGTATGATCCTGATGCTCCAACTGGAAGTGGATGGTGGCATTGGTTAGTGTTTGACATTCCTTCTAACATGAATCAACTTAAAGAAAATACAGGAAACATAAATCTGAATTTACTTCCTAAAGGAGTAATTCAAAGTATTACTGATTATGGCTTAAAAGGTTTTGGTGGACCATGTCCTCCAAAAGGTCATGGATTACATCAATATATAATTACAGTTTACGCATTGAAAACCGAAAAATTAGGATTAACAGCAGAAACAAATCCAGCCGTTGTAGGTTATTATTTAGGGAACAACACTATTGCAAAAGCTAGTATTGTAGCTTACTATCAAAGAAAATAG
- a CDS encoding cyclase family protein, whose translation MIAEIKHNSKKYKIDLSKPIDISIPIDIQTQNVNAWYLDDPKIFPEQFDEQIISVSEGAAVNFNSIQFNPHSHITHTECVGHITKEVHSINKNLSQFFFFTEVITVAPESKDGDEVISKKQLQLALGNKKRDAIVIRTLPNGENKKGRRYSNTNPPYVSEEAAIYLREKGIKHLLIDLPSLDKEKDNGLLLSHNAFWNTKGEIRLDATITEFIYVPNTVKDGTYFLNLMIAPFENDATPSKPILYVLE comes from the coding sequence ATGATCGCAGAAATAAAACACAACTCAAAAAAATATAAAATTGATTTAAGTAAACCAATTGATATTTCGATTCCGATTGATATTCAAACACAAAATGTAAATGCATGGTATTTAGATGATCCTAAAATATTCCCAGAGCAATTTGATGAGCAAATCATTAGTGTTTCTGAAGGTGCTGCAGTCAATTTTAATAGTATTCAGTTCAATCCACATTCTCATATTACACATACAGAATGTGTTGGCCATATCACCAAAGAAGTACATTCTATAAATAAAAATTTATCCCAGTTTTTCTTTTTTACAGAAGTAATTACAGTTGCTCCAGAATCGAAAGATGGAGATGAGGTGATATCAAAAAAGCAATTGCAACTTGCATTAGGAAATAAAAAAAGAGATGCTATCGTAATTAGAACACTTCCTAATGGAGAAAATAAAAAAGGAAGAAGGTATTCAAATACCAATCCACCATATGTATCGGAAGAAGCTGCAATTTATTTGCGAGAAAAAGGAATAAAACATTTACTTATCGATTTGCCTTCTTTAGATAAAGAAAAAGATAATGGGTTATTATTATCGCATAATGCGTTTTGGAATACGAAAGGTGAAATAAGATTAGATGCTACTATTACTGAATTTATTTATGTTCCAAATACAGTAAAAGATGGAACTTACTTCTTAAACTTGATGATAGCACCATTTGAAAATGATGCTACACCAAGTAAGCCTATATTATATGTATTAGAATAA
- a CDS encoding GIY-YIG nuclease family protein: MKKGYVYILSNKRRTLLYIGATKDLKTRISLHRKGKGAHFTKKYKVHDLLYFEEFREYQKAFVREKQLKNWRKEWKWNLIETKNPELSSLNLDEIYKDTETSSV; this comes from the coding sequence ATGAAAAAAGGATACGTTTATATTCTTTCAAATAAGAGAAGAACACTTTTGTATATTGGAGCCACGAAAGATTTAAAAACTAGAATATCATTGCACAGAAAAGGTAAAGGAGCTCATTTTACTAAGAAATATAAAGTACATGATTTATTGTATTTTGAGGAATTTAGAGAATATCAAAAAGCATTTGTTAGAGAGAAACAGCTCAAAAATTGGAGAAAAGAATGGAAATGGAACTTAATAGAAACTAAAAATCCTGAATTAAGCTCATTAAATTTAGATGAGATTTATAAGGATACTGAAACAAGTTCAGTATAA